A portion of the Perognathus longimembris pacificus isolate PPM17 chromosome 20, ASM2315922v1, whole genome shotgun sequence genome contains these proteins:
- the Nlrp12 gene encoding LOW QUALITY PROTEIN: NACHT, LRR and PYD domains-containing protein 12 (The sequence of the model RefSeq protein was modified relative to this genomic sequence to represent the inferred CDS: deleted 1 base in 1 codon), translating into MLIRASNDLCRLSTYLEELEAAELKKFKFYLGTGQEGGQATIPWGRMEAAGPLEMAQLLVAHLGTRNAWLVALRTFEQIHRRDLWERGQREDVMKVTPLGPGLLGSPSGCFLEAFPGPPRKGPQETYREHVRRKFGLMEDRNARLGECVHLSHRYTRLLLVKEHSNPTWTQQKLLDTSWGHGGSMSPQASPIQMETLFEPDEERPEPPRTVVLQGAAGIGKSMLAHKLMLDWAAGKLFQDRFAYVFYINCREMNRGDVCYSTQDLIANCWPEPVVPFQELLQAPHCLLFILDGFDELKPSVQDRPGPWCSDREEKQPPQRLLHSLIRKQLLPEVSLLITTRPSALEMLQGLLEHPRHVEILGFSEAEREEYFSRYFHDAQQARQVFRLVKENEPLFTMCFVPLVCWVVCTCLKQQLEAGGLLRQTSRTTTAVYLLYFMSLVPRPRRGGAPPRSHPGLCSLAAHGLWNQKVLFREEDLRTHGLDGTDVSAFLNTNIFQKDIGCEKFYSFIHLSFQEFFGAMFYILDRADSGLGPEQTVTRLLAEYGFSERSFWAITVRFLFGLLNEEIQNFLERNLGWKTSPHVKAQVLDWIGSQAQSRGSSLQQGTLELLGCLYEIQEEAFIHRALSHFQVLHVSHVATTMEHIICSFCARHGGNVAVLHLQGAASTYGAEARDQDHRTGPLGGPTLSTQPPERNLLPGAYSEHLAAALRTNPSLVELALCRSALGTSGVQLLCQGLTHPNCRLQNLRLKRCRVSGVACRSLAAALTANQHLLRMDLSGNSLGLAGLTLLCQGLQHPGCRLQMLQLRKCLLEAEAGRALASVLRANRHLVELDLTGNPLQDLGLEQLCEGLRHPDCRLQTLWLKICHLTAAACEHLACALSAGGSLAELDLSLNDLGDQGALLLSEGLGHPACKLQTLRLGICRLGPAACRALSHALQLNGRLRDLDLSFNDLGDMGVQLLGEGLRHPACRLQKLWLDSCGLTAQACEDLSSTLATSQTLSELYLTHNALGDAGVRLLCQRLALPGCRLRVLWLFGMDLNKSTHRRLAALRRAKPYLDLGC; encoded by the exons ATGCTGATCAGAGCCAGCAATGATCTCTGCCGTCTGTCCACCTACCTGGAGGAACTGGAAGCCGCAGAACTGAAGAAGTTCAAGTTTTACTTGGGGACTGGGCAGGAGGGGGGCCAGGCCACCATCCCCTGGGGGCGGATGGAGGCAGCTGGGCCCCTGGAAATGGCCCAGCTGCTGGTGGCCCATTTGGGGACCAGGAACGCTTGGCTGGTGGCTCTTCGCACTTTTGAGCAGATCCACAGGAGGGACCTgtgggagagaggacagagagaggacGTGATGAAGG TTACCCCACTTGGTCCAGGCCTGCTTGGAAGTCCATCGGGGTGCTTTCTGGAAGCCTTTCCTGGCCCTCCAAGGAAAG GGCCCCAGGAGACCTACAGGGAGCACGTGCGTAGGAAGTTCGGGCTTATGGAGGACCGCAATGCTCGCCTTGGGGAGTGCGTCCACCTGAGTCACCGCTACACTCGGCTGCTGCTTGTGAAGGAACACTCAAACCCCACATGGACCCAGCAGAAGCTTCTGGACACCAGCTGGGGGCACGGCGGGTCCATGAGCCCCCAGGCCAGCCCCATCCAGATGGAGACTCTGTTCGAGCCGGATGAGGAGCGGCCCGAGCCACCCCGCACCGTGGTCCTGCAGGGTGCAGCCGGCATCGGGAAGTCCATGCTGGCTCACAAGCTCATGCTCGACTGGGCCGCCGGGAAGCTGTTCCAGGACAGGTTCGCGTACGTCTTCTACATCAACTGCAGAGAGATGAACCGTGGCGATGTCTGCTACAGCACCCAAGACCTCATTGCTAACTGCTGGCCGGAGCCTGTGGTGCCCTTCCAGGAGCTTCTCCAGGCTCCCCACTGCCTCCTGTTCATCCTCGATGGCTTTGATGAGCTGAAGCCTTCTGTCCAGGACCGTCCAGGGCCCTGGTGCTCCGACAGGGAGGAGAAGCAACCCCCGCAGCGGCTCCTCCACAGCCTGATCCGGAAGCAGCTGCTTCCAGAAGTGTCCTTGCTGATTACCACTCGCCCCTCGGCCTTGGAGATGCTGCAGGGTCTGCTAGAACATCCCCGGCATGTGGAGATCCTGGGCTTCTCCGAGGCCGAGAGGGAAGAGTACTTTTCCAGATACTTCCACGATGCCCAGCAGGCCCGGCAGGTCTTCCGGCTGGTCAAGGAGAACGAACCGCTCTTCACCATGTGCTTCGTGCCTCTCGTCTGCTGGGTGGTCTGCACCTGCCTCAAGCAGCAGCTGGAGGCCGGGGGGCTCCTAAGACAAACGTCCAGGACCACCACTGCCGTCTACCTGCTCTACTTCATGAGCCTGGTGCCGAGG CCCCGACGGGGCGGGGCCCCCCCCCGCAGCCACCCCGGGCTGTGCTCCCTGGCTGCCCATGGCCTGTGGAACCAGAAGGTTCTGTTCCGAGAGGAAGACCTCCGGACCCACGGCCTGGATGGCACCGACGTCTCTGCCTTCCTCAACACCAACATCTTCCAGAAAGACATCGGCTGTGAGAAATTCTACAGCTTCATCCATCTGAGCTTCCAGGAGTTCTTTGGGGCCATGTTTTACATCCTGGACAGGGCGGACAGTGGGCTGGGTCCAGAGCAGACGGTGACGCGGCTGCTGGCAGAATATGGATTctcagaaaggagtttctgggcCATCACGGTCCGATTCCTCTTTGGGCTCCTCAATGAGGAGATACAGAACTTTCTGGAAAGGAATCTGGGCTGGAAGACCTCACCCCATGTCAAGGCCCAAGTGCTGGACTGGATAGGGAGCCAGGCTCAGAGCCGGGGCTCCAGCCTGCAGCAGGGCACCCTGGAGCTGCTGGGCTGCCTGTACGAGATCCAGGAGGAGGCCTTCATCCACCGGGCCCTCAGCCACTTCCAGGTGCTGCACGTCAGCCACGTGGCCACCACCATGGAGCACATCATCTGCTCATTCTGTGCCAGACACGGCGGGAATGTGGCGGTGCTGCACCTGCAGGGTGCAGCCTCCACCTACGGCGCTGAGGCCAGGGACCAGGACCACAGGACAGGGCCCTTAGGAGGCCCCACACTGTCCACGCAGCC ACCCGAGAGGAACCTGCTGCCTGGCGCCTACAGTGAGCACCTGGCTGCGGCCCTGCGCACCAACCCCAGCCTGGTGGAGCTGGCACTGTGCCGCAGTGCCTTGGGAACAAGCGGGGTGCAGCTCCTGTGCCAGGGTCTCACGCACCCCAACTGCCGGCTCCAGAACCTCAG GCTGAAGCGGTGCCGCGTCTCAGGCGTGGCCTGCAGGTCCCTGGCGGCCGCCCTTACCGCCAACCAGCACCTGCTGAGGATGGACCTGAGCGGGAACAGCCTGGGGCTGGCAGGCCTGACGCTGCTCTGCCAGGGGCTCCAGCACCCCGGCTGCAGGCTGCAGATGCTCCA GCTGAGGAAGTGTCTGCTGGAGGCTGAGGCCGGCCGTGCGCTGGCCTCTGTGCTCCGTGCCAACCGGCACCTGGTGGAGCTGGACTTGACGGGGAACCCGCTGCAGGACCTGGGCCTGGAGCAGCTCTGCGAGGGCCTGCGGCACCCGGACTGCCGGCTGCAGACCCTGTG GTTGAAGATCTGCCACCTCACAGCAGCTGCCTGCGAGCACCTGGCCTGCGCCCTCAGTGCTGGCGGGTCCCTGGCTGAGCTGGACCTGAGCCTCAACGACCTGGGGGACCAGGGAGCCCTGCTGCTCTCAGAAGGCCTGGGCCACCCTGCGTGCAAGCTGCAGACACTCAG GCTGGGCATCTGCCGGCTGGGCCCGGCCGCCTGCAGGGCGCTGTCCCACGCGCTGCAGCTCAATGGCCGCCTGCGAGACCTGGACCTGAGTTTCAATGACCTGGGGGACATGGGGGTGCAGCTGCTGGGGGAAGGGCTGAGGCACCCTGCGTGCAGGCTGCAGAAGCTGTG GCTGGACAGCTGCGGCCTCACCGCCCAGGCCTGTGAGGACCTCTCCTCCACCCTGGCCACCAGCCAGACCCTGAGCGAGCTCTACCTCACCCACAATGCCCTGGGGGACGCAGGAGTGCGGCTGCTGTGCCAGAGGCTGGCGTTGCCCGGCTGCCGACTGCGCGTGCTCTG GTTATTTGGGATGGATCTGAACAAATCCACGCACAGGAGGCTGGCAGCTCTTCGAAGAGCCAAACCTTACCTGGACCTGGGCTGCTGA
- the Myadm gene encoding myeloid-associated differentiation marker, whose amino-acid sequence MAVTVTPQTLTQPLGLLRLLQLVSTCVAFSCVAHVGAWTGPMGNWSMFTWIFCFIVTFIVILVELCGCQARFPLSWRNFPITYALYAALFCLSSSIIYPTTYVQFMSHGRSRDHAIAATTFSCIACLAYATEVAWTRGKAGEVTSYMATVPGLLKVLETYVACVIFAFLSNPDLYQRHEALEWCVAVYAICFILAAITILLNLGECTNMLPISFSSFLTGVAVLSVLMYATAIVIWPLYQFNEQYGGQSRRMKDSYCAYRHPHSVCNWDRRLAVAILTGINLLAYLADMVYSTRLVIIKM is encoded by the coding sequence ATGGCGGTGACAGTGACCCCTCAGACCCTGACCCAACCTCTGGGCCTCCTTCGCCTGCTCCAGCTGGTGTCCACCTGTGTGGCATTCTCGTGCGTGGCCCATGTGGGCGCCTGGACCGGGCCCATGGGCAACTGGTCCATGTTCACCTGGATCTTCTGCTTCATCGTGACGTTCATCGTCATCTTGGTAGAGTTATGCGGTTGCCAGGCCAGATTCCCACTGTCCTGGCGCAATTTTCCCATTACCTACGCTTTATACGCTGCCCTCTTCTGCCTGTCGTCCTCCATCATCTACCCTACCACCTACGTGCAGTTCATGTCTCACGGCCGTTCCCGGGACCACGCCATCGCTGCCACCACCTTCTCCTGCATCGCCTGCCTGGCTTATGCCACTGAAGTGGCCTGGACCCGAGGGAAGGCTGGTGAGGTCACGAGCTACATGGCCACCGTGCCCGGGCTACTCAAGGTGCTGGAGACGTATGTGGCCTGTGTCATCTTCGCCTTCCTCAGTAACCCCGACCTGTACCAACGGCACGAGGCCCTGGAGTGGTGCGTGGCTGTGTACGCCATCTGCTTCATCCTGGCAGCCATCACCATCCTGCTGAACCTGGGGGAATGTACCAACATGCTGCCCATCTCCTTCTCCAGCTTCCTGACCGGTGTAGCTGTCCTATCTGTCCTCATGTATGCCACCGCCATTGTCATCTGGCCCCTCTACCAGTTTAACGAGCAATATGGTGGCCAGAGCCGACGGATGAAAGACTCCTACTGTGCCTACCGACACCCCCACTCAGTCTGTAACTGGGACCGCCGGCTCGCTGTGGCCATCTTGACGGGGATCAACCTGCTGGCTTATCTGGCTGACATGGTGTACTCTACCCGCCTGGTGATCATCAAGATGTGA